The genomic interval AAAAGAATGGGAGATGAATATATTGCCTCAGAACACCTTTTCCTTGGAATTGTTGAAAAGAAAGATGGAGAAGCAGGAAAAATTTTAAGAGACTATCATATTGATAAAGAAAAAGTTTATAAGGCAATTTACGAAATAAGAGGTTCTCAAAGGGTTTTAGACCCTCAGGCAGAAACCAAATACAAGGCACTTGAGAGGTTTACAATAGATCTTACAAATCTTGCAAAATCTGGTAAACTTGACCCTGTAATAGGTAGGGACGAGGAAATTGAAAAAGTTATAATGGTTCTTTTAAGAAAATCAAAAAATAATCCTGTTTTAATAGGAGAACCCGGAGTCGGAAAAACCGCAATAGTTAATGGCCTTGCACACAGAATTGTGAAAAAAGAAGTTCCTGATCCCTTAAAGGAAAAGAAAATACTTCTCCTTGATATGGGCGCACTTCTTGCTGGAACAAAATTTAGAGGTGAATTTGAAGAAAGACTTAAAGCAGTGATAGACGAAGTTAAAAAGAGAAAAGGAGAAATAATTTTATTTATTGATGAAATACACACAATCGTTGGAGCAGGTGCTGCTGAAGGTGCAATAGATGCAGCTAATCTTTTAAAACCGTCTCTTGCTTCAGGAGAGTTAAGAGTTATAGGAGCAACAACCCTTGATGAATATAGAGAACACATAGAAAAGGATGGAGCTCTTGAAAGAAGATTTCAACCAATTTATGTAAATGAACCCAGTATAGAAGAAACTATAGAGATACTTAAAGGTTTAAAAAATAGGTACGAGGAACATCACAAGGTGAAAATTCTTGATGATGCAATAGAGGCTTCTGCTAAGCTATCTGCAAGATACATTCAGGGAAGAAAATTACCTGATAAGGCAATAGATTTACTTGATGAAGCCTGTGCTTATGTAAGAATGAAGCTCTCTGAAATGCCTGAAGATTTAAAATCCTTGAAAGAGGAAATTGAAAAACTGGAGGAAGAAGGGGAAACTTCAGCAAGGTATGGTGATTACGAAAAGGCTAAAATAATAAAGGAAAAACTGGAAAATTATCAAAAAATTTATGAAGAAAAGAAAAAAGAATGGGAAAAGCAAACAAAGTTTGATGATAAAGTTGATAAAAATGATATAGCCAAAATTGTAGAAAAAATAACTGGTATCCCAGCTTCAGAACTTGTTGAGGAAGAGATAAAAAAACTTTTGAAGATTGAAGAGGAGCTTTTAAACAGAGTGATAGGTCAATATGAAGCTGTTAAAGCAGTTTCTGAGGCTATTAAAAGAAATAGAGCTCTACTTTCAAATAAGTCAAAACCTATAGGAGTATTTTTATTTTTAGGTCCAACAGGTGTTGGTAAAACACATCTTGCACGGGAGTTAGCAAGATTTTTATTTAAAGATCCTGATGCACTTTTAAGAATTGATATGTCTGAGTATATGGAAAAACACTCAGTATCAAAACTCATTGGTGCTCCTCCAGGATATGTAGGTTATGAAAAAGGAGGACTTTTAACTGAGTCAGTAAGGAGAAGACCTTATCAAGTTATACTTCTTGATGAGATAGAAAAAGCAGATCTTGAAGTTTTAAACATATTATTACAGGTTTTTGATGCAGGAAGGTTAACAGATTCTCATGGAAGAACTGTTGATTTTAAGAATACTATTTTTATAATGACAAGTAACTTAGGTTCTGATATTCTTCTTGAAGATGAAATAGATTTTGAGAGTAAAAAATTAAGAGTTTCAAATCTTTTAAAAAGGACTTTGCCTCCTGAATTTATAAACAGAATTGATGAAATTGTTGTTTTTAAACCACTTTCAAAGGAAGATTTAAAGAAAATACTTGATCTTGAAATAGAACCCTTAAAGGATTCTTTAAAGGAAAAAGGAATAGAAATAATTTTTGAAGAATCTGCAAAGGAATTTTTAATTTCCATAGGGTATGATCCTTTATTTGGGGCAAGACCTTTAAAAAGGATAATCTCAAAATATGTAGAAAACGAAATAGCAAAAATGATTATAGAAGGGAAAATAAGTAGGAAAAATAAAATAAAAATAAAAGGTAATAAGGAAAAGTTAGAATTGGAAGTAATTTCTTAATATTGTTATAATTTATCATGGTTAAAATTTACTTAATTTTATTTCTAATACCCTATGGAAATTCACCAAACTGGGAAGGAGGTTCTGGATATTATTCAACTGGTGGAGGATTTGCTGACATAAATAAAGATTCTTACCTTGATTTCATAGTTTCAAATGGAAACGATATGCAAAGGCAAAAGAATACAATTTTTTTTAACATAAATGGTGCAGTTGAAATAAATCCCTCTTGGTTTTCCCTTGATGCAGAATATTCAGGACATCTTTCAATAAATGATTTCGATAATGATGGATATATTGACTTTGCCGTGAGTAACTACTTAGGTCCACAAGGATTTAGTTCACCCGGAAATGTTGTTATATATAAAAATTTAAATGGAACTGTTAATCCTTCTCCCTTCTGGAAATCAAAAGATAGTACTTACTCCTTTTCCTGCGATTTTGGAGATGTAGATGGAGATGGATATGCAGAAATTGCAATTGCTGGGGGAGAAAGATATACAGGTATAAAGGAATATATAAAAATTTATAAAAACAATTATGGAGTTATTGATACTTTGCCATATTATAACTCCCATTATAAATATTATGCCTATGATGTTCTGTTTTATGATATAAATAAAGATAACTGGCTTGATTTAATTGTTGCCTGCGATGGTGAACCAAATTTAATCTTCTTTAATCATTATGGTAAACTTGATACAATCCCAACCTGGAATTCTGTTGATTCAGATGGTTCACTTCAAGTTGATGCTGGTGATATTGATAACAATGGTTTCCCAGATTTAATATTTGCTAATAATGGACAATTGTACCCCTACTTAAGCAATTTAAAAATTTATTTAAATCTAAATGGGGTCCCCAATACAAGTCCTGATTATATCCTTGATAATACAAAAAACTATTACTCAACAGTTTCTCTATGTGACATCGATTACGATGGAGATTTAGATATAGGTGCTGGGGGATGGTGGGAACCTTTGGTGATTTTTGAAAATTTCGGAAATTTTTTCCATAACACTCCTGATTGGCAATGGTCACCATCTAATCCTTATGATCTTGTTTGTGAAAAGTTAACATTCACGGAAATTGATAACAGCTGGGTATCAAAAGAAGATACTTTTATAAGGATACAAAATATGCCAATTTATACTTTTAAGTTCAAAAATTTATGTGAAATTGAAAATGTTATTAAAATAGATTCAGGAATTAATTCAATAATTCCAATAAATTTTTACACATATTCTCTTGAATCAGGCTGGATATCCATAAATAAAAATATATCACAGAATAGGGATACATTTTTAATCAGATATAAAATTCCATTAAATTATGATATAAGTATAACAAACTGGGAGAACAGAAGAGGGAATTTTTATTTTCTCTCAAACTTTGTGAATATAAGCGAAAAAGTAAAATTCGAAAAATCTAAAAATAAAAAAAGTATTTTTGTTTATAAGGAATTTAAAGGAGAATTTTACGATTTATCCGGAAGGAAAAATAAAATTTTAAAAAACGAAATTGGTTTTATAAAGGAAAAAGGAAAGGTAACAAAAGTTATAGCATTTAATTAGAAAACATCAATATTTAATTATTTTATCCCATTCATTTTTATGCAATTCACAGAAACTTAAATTATACTGAGCATTTATAACTTCTCTCTGAAAGTGACTGTTATACAAAATACAATTCTTATCCTCACAGAACAAAAAATCCCTTCTTTTTAAAATTGAATCATAAAAAAATATACCCTGAATCACATAACTTATCAAAATCCGATTTAACCTTTCATCACCTTCTATTAAATAGTAATCCTTATATTTGGGTAAGGACTTTAAGCTCTTTGCAATATAATAATCTCTATCCTTTGCTGGTGCATAAATTACCCCTGGAATTGAAATCAAAACAGGAAAGGAAAAAAGTATAACTCTTAAATGCCATCTATCAGAATAAGTGGCTAAAAGTTGATCAGTAAAGAAAATTGTAAAAGAACTTTCAAGATCTCTCTGTAAAGGAGAAATAAATTCCTTGTATATTTTTAAAAATTTTAATCCATCATAAACAATACCTTTTTTCCTTTTCAAATTCTTTAAATTTCTTCTTTCGTAATCAATTTCAACTGGAAAAGGATTTTCATTTAAATATCTTTTCAAAGGATCAAGAACCCTTATTTTTGCTAAATATTCTGCCTTTTTATTCAATTCCTCTCCTTCAAGTTTTAAAAGTGGGTCTTCTTCTAAAAAAACTTCAAAACCCTCTCTTTCAAAAAATTCTTTAATTTCTATAAAATTTACTCCTTCATAATTAACTTTATATAAATGAATTTTTTTCATAAGTTATTATAATATATAATAACAGAAGTTGGATTTATTTTGGTAAACAAGGAATCAAAAAATCAAGCGCTTAGAGATAACAAAACTTTATAAAAAAGAAGACCTTTTAAACAAAAAGGTGATAGCAGTTTATAACTACCCCCTAAATATAATAACAAAGTGGTTTTAATACAACCTGATAGAAAAGTTGAGAATAGTAAAAGAATTTTATGATATTTTGAATAAATGAGATTTACATTTACAATCTGTTGAACCAAATTTTTTAACTTCAATTTCAAATTCTTTAGAAAAAATTTTTGCCAGCTTACATTCAAGTTTCTCCTTTTCTTTCTTCTCAATCAAAATAATAAATTTTATTTTTCCTTCTGTAAGCAAATAATCAATATGCCATCTTTTATTCTTCCTTTTACCCTCAGAAAGCTCTATATGCCTTTTTACTCTTTTAAATCCAGCCTTTCCATTTGCAGAACCTATATAAATGTATCTCCCATTAAAATTAAATAAAGGAAGCCTTCCAGGTTTAATTTTTTTATTATCTAATTCAAGTAAAACTATATAAACCCTTTGATAAAAGGACTTAAGGTTTCCCTTTTTTGAAATTTCTAAACCCTCACTCTCGAGATTCGCAGGGTTTTGGGGATTATGTATGTTGGTTTTCTGAAATTGTTAAAACCTTACACACTTTCACACGGACACTCGGAAGCACGGTGGTGCTTTTCTTAAATTTCTAAACCCTTACACCTATTTTGAGTTTTTCTATAATTATTTCTGCAGCTCTTTTACCTGAAAGTAACATTGCTCCAAAAGTTGGTCCCATTCTTGGGAGACCAAAAGTTTCAGCAACTGCCATTCCTGCTACTACAAGACCTGGAAAAACTTCTCCTGTGTGTTCTACAACAGCATCCTCTGAAGCCTCAACCCACATTGCACCTAAACCTTTTAACTTTAAATATCCTCTCTGCTCAAGGGATTTTACCACGAAGGCATCATGCCCTGATGCATCTATAACGAATTTTGATTCAAGACCAATAGGGTCTACACAAGTAATTTGTCTTGGAAGACCTTCCACAGGTGACCAGTTTACAACAACACCAGAAACTCTTGGAGTCCCATTATCTTCTCTGATAACAACATCATCAAATTTTGTGAGTTGTAAAAATTTAACACCTGCATCACTTGCAGCTGCAATTAATTTTGAACAAGCTTGAGCTCCATCAGTAACATAAAGACCAGAACTTATCTCCTCAAACTTTATACCTATTTCCTTCAAATATTCCTGAGAAGGAGCCCTGAAGGTGACCTTATTCATAAAAAATCCACCAAGCCAGAAACCTCCACCAAGATAATTATTTCTTTCTATTACAAGGGTATTTAAACCTTCCTTTGCCAATTCTCTTGCTGCAGTTAAACCTGCGGGTCCTGCTCCAACTACTATAACATCACTTTCAATAACTCCCTCAAACATTTTTAAAAAAGAAATAGTAATAGCCTTTGAAACATCCTTTTCAGAAACCTTTTCAAACATTTTAGTTCTCCTCAAAATTTAATAAGGGATTTGAACCCTCTAAATTTCTCTTGGAATTAATTATACCCCCTCTTTGATAGAAAATCAATACTTATTATAAAATTTAAATCATGTATTTTCAGGAAATAATTGAAAATCTCAATAAATTCTGGAAAAAAGAAGGCTGTATAATTTTTACACCCTATAATTCTGAAGTGGGGGCTGGAACCTTTAATCCAGCCACTTTTTTAAGGTGTTTGGGTAAAAAACCTTGGAAATGTGCTTACTTTGAACCAACAAGAAGACCAAAGGATGGTAGATACGGGGATAACCCCAATAGAGTTTTGCAGTATTTCCAGTACCAGGTAGTTCTAAAACCTCCTCCAGAAGATGTTCAGGAAATTTATCTTAATTCTTTAAGGACACTTGGAATTAAAATTGAAGAACATGATGTAAGATTTGTTGAGGATGACTGGGAATCAGAAACTCTTGGAGCTTGGGGAATTGGCTGGGAAGTATGGCTTGATGGACTTGAAATCACACAATTTACTTACTTCCAGCAAATTGGAGGAATAGATCTTGACCCTATTACCTGTGAAATTACTTACGGACTTGAGAGAATTGCAATGTTTTTACAGAACAAAAAGTCTATTTTTGATATAGATTGGAACGAAAATATTAAATGGGGAGATATTTACCTCCAAAATGAAAGGGAATTCTCTGAATATTATTATCATATAGCAAATCCAGATTTATGGAAAAACTTTTTTGAAGAAATGTACAGGGAAACTGAAAAATTAATTGAAAAGGACCTCATTATGCCTGCCTATGATGGAGTTATTAAAACTTCCCATGCTTTTAATATCCTGGATGCAAGAGGTGTTATATCACCTGCTGAAAGACAGATGATGATACAAAGAATAAGAAAACTTGCAAACAGTGTAGCCAAAAAGTATATAGAGAAAAATGGCTGATTATCTTCTTGAATTCGGAACAGAAGAATTACCACCTTTTTCAATAAAACCTGCTGTTTTAAAACTTAAAGAAGAATTTGAAAATTTATTTAAAGAGGAAAAAATTGAATTTAAAAATATAAAAGTTTTTGGTTCACCGAGGAGACTTGCTATACTCATTGAAAATATTTCAGAAAAACAGAAAGAATACGAAGAAGAAATAAAAGGTCCACCAATAAATATTGCCTTTAATGAAAGAGGTGAAAAAAGTGAGGTATTAAAAAAGTTTCTTGAAAGTAATAAAAGTGATGAAAAGTCAATTTACATAAAAGAAATAGAAGGGAAAAAATATGTTTTTATTAAAGTAAAGAAAGGAGGAAAAGACACAAGGGATATAATAAAAGAGAATATAATGGAGATTATAAAAAAAATTCCCTTTCCTAAAAAGATGAAATGGAATAGTGAAAATCTTACTTTTGCAAGACCGATAAGATGGATATTATCTTTATGGAATAAGGAAATTCTTGAACTTTCTCTCCCTATTAAAAC from candidate division WOR-3 bacterium carries:
- a CDS encoding AAA family ATPase gives rise to the protein MRIEKFTDNAKEAIYKAQNILIDLKHTQLDVEHLFLGLLDTENSPVSEILSKYGVSPQIIRERLKRSLEKIPQIEFGSYPANQIYITPRLNDVFKIAEEEAKRMGDEYIASEHLFLGIVEKKDGEAGKILRDYHIDKEKVYKAIYEIRGSQRVLDPQAETKYKALERFTIDLTNLAKSGKLDPVIGRDEEIEKVIMVLLRKSKNNPVLIGEPGVGKTAIVNGLAHRIVKKEVPDPLKEKKILLLDMGALLAGTKFRGEFEERLKAVIDEVKKRKGEIILFIDEIHTIVGAGAAEGAIDAANLLKPSLASGELRVIGATTLDEYREHIEKDGALERRFQPIYVNEPSIEETIEILKGLKNRYEEHHKVKILDDAIEASAKLSARYIQGRKLPDKAIDLLDEACAYVRMKLSEMPEDLKSLKEEIEKLEEEGETSARYGDYEKAKIIKEKLENYQKIYEEKKKEWEKQTKFDDKVDKNDIAKIVEKITGIPASELVEEEIKKLLKIEEELLNRVIGQYEAVKAVSEAIKRNRALLSNKSKPIGVFLFLGPTGVGKTHLARELARFLFKDPDALLRIDMSEYMEKHSVSKLIGAPPGYVGYEKGGLLTESVRRRPYQVILLDEIEKADLEVLNILLQVFDAGRLTDSHGRTVDFKNTIFIMTSNLGSDILLEDEIDFESKKLRVSNLLKRTLPPEFINRIDEIVVFKPLSKEDLKKILDLEIEPLKDSLKEKGIEIIFEESAKEFLISIGYDPLFGARPLKRIISKYVENEIAKMIIEGKISRKNKIKIKGNKEKLELEVIS
- a CDS encoding GIY-YIG nuclease family protein, with the translated sequence MHNPQNPANLESEGLEISKKGNLKSFYQRVYIVLLELDNKKIKPGRLPLFNFNGRYIYIGSANGKAGFKRVKRHIELSEGKRKNKRWHIDYLLTEGKIKFIILIEKKEKEKLECKLAKIFSKEFEIEVKKFGSTDCKCKSHLFKIS
- a CDS encoding glycine--tRNA ligase subunit alpha; the protein is MYFQEIIENLNKFWKKEGCIIFTPYNSEVGAGTFNPATFLRCLGKKPWKCAYFEPTRRPKDGRYGDNPNRVLQYFQYQVVLKPPPEDVQEIYLNSLRTLGIKIEEHDVRFVEDDWESETLGAWGIGWEVWLDGLEITQFTYFQQIGGIDLDPITCEITYGLERIAMFLQNKKSIFDIDWNENIKWGDIYLQNEREFSEYYYHIANPDLWKNFFEEMYRETEKLIEKDLIMPAYDGVIKTSHAFNILDARGVISPAERQMMIQRIRKLANSVAKKYIEKNG
- a CDS encoding VCBS repeat-containing protein, whose protein sequence is MVKIYLILFLIPYGNSPNWEGGSGYYSTGGGFADINKDSYLDFIVSNGNDMQRQKNTIFFNINGAVEINPSWFSLDAEYSGHLSINDFDNDGYIDFAVSNYLGPQGFSSPGNVVIYKNLNGTVNPSPFWKSKDSTYSFSCDFGDVDGDGYAEIAIAGGERYTGIKEYIKIYKNNYGVIDTLPYYNSHYKYYAYDVLFYDINKDNWLDLIVACDGEPNLIFFNHYGKLDTIPTWNSVDSDGSLQVDAGDIDNNGFPDLIFANNGQLYPYLSNLKIYLNLNGVPNTSPDYILDNTKNYYSTVSLCDIDYDGDLDIGAGGWWEPLVIFENFGNFFHNTPDWQWSPSNPYDLVCEKLTFTEIDNSWVSKEDTFIRIQNMPIYTFKFKNLCEIENVIKIDSGINSIIPINFYTYSLESGWISINKNISQNRDTFLIRYKIPLNYDISITNWENRRGNFYFLSNFVNISEKVKFEKSKNKKSIFVYKEFKGEFYDLSGRKNKILKNEIGFIKEKGKVTKVIAFN
- a CDS encoding sulfide-dependent adenosine diphosphate thiazole synthase; this translates as MFEKVSEKDVSKAITISFLKMFEGVIESDVIVVGAGPAGLTAARELAKEGLNTLVIERNNYLGGGFWLGGFFMNKVTFRAPSQEYLKEIGIKFEEISSGLYVTDGAQACSKLIAAASDAGVKFLQLTKFDDVVIREDNGTPRVSGVVVNWSPVEGLPRQITCVDPIGLESKFVIDASGHDAFVVKSLEQRGYLKLKGLGAMWVEASEDAVVEHTGEVFPGLVVAGMAVAETFGLPRMGPTFGAMLLSGKRAAEIIIEKLKIGVRV
- a CDS encoding DUF6775 family putative metallopeptidase, which gives rise to MKKIHLYKVNYEGVNFIEIKEFFEREGFEVFLEEDPLLKLEGEELNKKAEYLAKIRVLDPLKRYLNENPFPVEIDYERRNLKNLKRKKGIVYDGLKFLKIYKEFISPLQRDLESSFTIFFTDQLLATYSDRWHLRVILFSFPVLISIPGVIYAPAKDRDYYIAKSLKSLPKYKDYYLIEGDERLNRILISYVIQGIFFYDSILKRRDFLFCEDKNCILYNSHFQREVINAQYNLSFCELHKNEWDKIIKY